A single region of the Acidithiobacillus acidisediminis genome encodes:
- a CDS encoding murein hydrolase activator EnvC family protein: MKYLSPSTILLTGTCCFLGAMSAQASNLPQKIHESKARLESIHQSVANLQAQLQKKQKSQSELRAEIHQLDVKIQATQAQLTKIQGQRQKTRQEIQTLQTQINQLQQDLLQQKEILADQLRAAYMLGGETPLAVWLQTEKPAEIGRLSVYYQALAKARLDLISKTQVTSNKISQTQGQKKQQEAQLTHLATLTQAQEKTLQGQRAQHAKLEEQLVQRIAADQAKIANLEANANILNGLVNRLSTEYAQQVAAEKAAAARRAAEARKRAAERLAAERAAAARAAAERRAAARAAAQQRAELAAKAAAEQRRAEQLQKEIHQEAVPPPTPVQAPQIAELKPTAPSTPPASSTVGQGSFPRPVSAPIQHLFGTPRMDGGPNWQGITFAAAPGTPVHAIAPGMVLYAGPLRGYGEIVIVQQADLVLAIYGHLAKPAVQVGQKLQTGSLVGSVGSGGEMNADGLYLEIRSHGHPVNPLHFLR; encoded by the coding sequence GTGAAATACCTCTCTCCTTCCACTATCCTGCTGACCGGTACATGCTGTTTCCTGGGCGCAATGTCCGCCCAGGCGAGCAATTTACCGCAAAAGATTCACGAGAGTAAGGCACGCCTGGAGTCTATCCATCAGAGCGTGGCGAACCTGCAGGCGCAATTGCAGAAAAAGCAGAAATCACAATCTGAGCTACGCGCGGAAATCCATCAACTCGACGTCAAGATCCAGGCCACCCAAGCTCAGCTCACCAAGATTCAAGGTCAACGGCAGAAAACACGGCAAGAAATTCAGACCCTGCAGACACAAATCAACCAGCTGCAACAAGACTTGTTGCAGCAGAAGGAAATTCTCGCAGATCAGTTACGTGCGGCTTATATGCTCGGTGGGGAGACACCGTTGGCGGTATGGCTGCAAACCGAGAAGCCGGCAGAAATTGGCCGACTCAGCGTGTACTATCAGGCCTTGGCCAAGGCGCGCCTGGACCTGATCAGCAAGACCCAGGTCACGAGCAACAAAATCAGCCAGACGCAGGGGCAGAAAAAACAGCAGGAAGCCCAGCTCACCCACTTGGCAACCCTGACCCAAGCCCAGGAGAAGACCCTGCAGGGGCAACGTGCCCAGCATGCCAAGCTGGAGGAACAACTGGTGCAGCGCATTGCCGCCGACCAGGCAAAGATTGCCAACCTGGAGGCCAACGCCAATATTCTCAATGGCTTGGTCAATCGTTTATCGACGGAGTATGCCCAGCAAGTCGCTGCCGAAAAGGCGGCGGCTGCGCGCCGCGCGGCAGAGGCACGCAAACGGGCCGCAGAACGCTTGGCCGCCGAGCGGGCGGCAGCGGCTCGGGCGGCGGCGGAGCGGCGTGCTGCCGCCCGAGCCGCTGCGCAGCAGCGGGCCGAACTTGCGGCCAAAGCCGCCGCCGAGCAAAGACGTGCGGAGCAACTACAAAAGGAAATTCACCAGGAGGCGGTACCCCCACCGACTCCCGTTCAAGCACCCCAGATTGCCGAGCTGAAACCGACGGCCCCCAGCACGCCACCAGCCAGCAGCACCGTGGGGCAGGGGAGTTTCCCGCGGCCGGTCAGCGCGCCGATCCAACACCTCTTCGGAACACCTCGTATGGATGGTGGTCCGAACTGGCAAGGGATCACCTTTGCCGCCGCACCGGGCACGCCAGTGCATGCCATCGCCCCGGGGATGGTGCTCTATGCAGGACCACTACGCGGCTATGGCGAGATCGTCATCGTTCAGCAGGCAGATCTGGTTCTTGCCATCTATGGGCATCTCGCCAAACCTGCTGTGCAGGTCGGACAAAAGTTACAGACCGGAAGCCTGGTGGGCAGCGTGGGTAGCGGCGGCGAAATGAATGCAGACGGTCTGTATCTCGAAATCCGCAGCCACGGACACCCCGTCAACCCCTTGCATTTCCTTCGTTGA
- a CDS encoding S41 family peptidase produces MTSRILQICLPLVAITVFSLASPAAHADSASAIPLKEIQTFSQVFALIKSDYVDPSSDNTLMQGAIAGMVHALDPHSAYLTPKEWKQMQVFTDGRFGGVGIEITPDHGLLRVVTPIDGTPAAQAGIHAGDLIIKINGEAVEGLGLEKAIDKMRGKPGSTVRLTLLRPHNSVPLQLTLTRAIIKVQSVRYQMIAPDYGYLRVSQFQDNTGNAVQAAVKQLESDANGKLKGLILDLRNNPGGVLQAGVETADTFLTHGLIVYTKGRAAESEMRFRAHGPDLLHGAPLVVLINGGTASAAEIVTGALKDDERALVVGSRSFGKGSVQSVIPLDNGGALKLTTALYYTPAGCSIQGQGIVPNVAIVPHSSEEQQIDSALLKEAELPGVLKAADPCQKIQPQYRILEPAAPVSNGKGGTPTEGPNLATDFVLRKALEILEGNPVEINKNGKTVKTTIPFPVYRDKNAAGTVKAA; encoded by the coding sequence ATGACCAGCCGCATCCTACAAATTTGCCTGCCCCTTGTCGCCATCACGGTCTTCAGCCTTGCGAGCCCAGCGGCCCATGCCGACAGTGCATCAGCAATTCCGCTCAAGGAAATCCAGACCTTCAGTCAGGTTTTCGCCCTAATCAAATCCGATTACGTCGATCCCAGCTCCGATAACACCCTGATGCAGGGGGCGATTGCGGGCATGGTGCACGCCCTCGATCCGCACTCTGCCTATCTCACGCCCAAAGAATGGAAGCAGATGCAGGTGTTTACGGATGGGCGTTTTGGTGGCGTGGGCATCGAGATCACCCCCGATCACGGACTGTTGCGGGTGGTGACCCCCATCGACGGCACCCCAGCGGCACAGGCGGGAATTCATGCTGGCGATCTGATCATTAAGATCAATGGCGAGGCCGTCGAGGGTCTGGGGCTGGAAAAGGCCATCGACAAGATGCGCGGCAAGCCGGGAAGCACGGTCCGGCTGACGCTGTTACGCCCGCATAATAGCGTCCCGCTGCAACTGACCCTCACCCGCGCCATCATCAAGGTGCAGAGTGTGCGTTATCAGATGATCGCCCCGGACTATGGCTATCTACGCGTCAGTCAGTTTCAGGACAATACCGGCAATGCAGTGCAGGCCGCCGTCAAACAGCTGGAGAGCGACGCTAACGGCAAACTGAAGGGCTTGATTCTCGATCTGCGCAACAATCCCGGCGGTGTACTCCAGGCGGGGGTGGAGACGGCAGACACCTTTCTGACCCATGGCTTGATCGTCTATACCAAGGGGCGGGCAGCGGAGAGCGAGATGCGTTTCCGCGCCCACGGACCCGATCTCCTCCACGGCGCCCCCCTGGTAGTCCTCATCAACGGCGGCACGGCCTCGGCGGCCGAGATCGTCACCGGCGCACTGAAGGACGACGAGCGCGCCTTGGTCGTAGGCAGCCGCAGCTTTGGCAAGGGATCCGTTCAATCCGTCATTCCCCTCGACAATGGCGGCGCCCTGAAGTTGACCACAGCGTTGTATTACACGCCTGCGGGGTGTTCCATCCAGGGGCAAGGGATCGTACCTAACGTCGCCATCGTGCCGCACAGCAGCGAGGAACAGCAAATCGATTCGGCCCTGCTGAAGGAGGCCGAGTTGCCAGGAGTCCTCAAGGCTGCGGATCCCTGTCAGAAAATTCAGCCACAGTACCGTATCCTGGAGCCCGCAGCGCCGGTCAGCAATGGCAAGGGCGGCACGCCCACAGAGGGACCCAACCTCGCCACCGACTTCGTGTTGCGCAAGGCGCTGGAAATCCTCGAGGGAAACCCAGTGGAGATCAACAAGAATGGGAAGACCGTAAAGACGACCATCCCGTTTCCGGTCTATAGGGATAAAAATGCGGCGGGCACGGTCAAAGCCGCGTAG
- a CDS encoding DJ-1 family glyoxalase III, which yields MSAAPSVVIPIADGCEEMEAVICADILRRAGADVCLAGMDGAGVVVASRGVRLLPDQAWAERARQPMDVLLLPGGAGGVERLRQSDSLRALLRERSASGHHVAAICAAPALLGELGILRGKQVTSYPGSLALDSQEYQYREDPVVVDGQLTTSRGPGTAIDFALQLVTQLFGTERRMQVEGALQRPPVYL from the coding sequence ATGTCCGCAGCGCCCAGTGTAGTGATCCCCATCGCCGACGGTTGTGAAGAGATGGAGGCGGTGATTTGCGCCGACATCCTGCGCCGCGCCGGTGCCGATGTTTGCCTGGCCGGCATGGATGGCGCCGGGGTGGTGGTCGCTTCGCGCGGCGTGCGCTTGCTGCCCGATCAGGCCTGGGCGGAGCGCGCGCGGCAGCCCATGGATGTACTGCTCTTGCCCGGCGGAGCGGGTGGCGTAGAGCGCTTGCGCCAGTCCGACAGTCTGCGCGCCCTGCTGCGCGAACGCAGCGCGTCTGGACACCACGTGGCTGCCATCTGTGCCGCTCCCGCCTTGCTCGGCGAACTTGGGATCCTGCGTGGTAAACAGGTCACCAGCTATCCCGGCAGTCTCGCCCTGGATAGCCAGGAATACCAGTATCGCGAGGATCCCGTCGTCGTCGACGGGCAGCTCACCACTTCCCGGGGCCCCGGTACCGCCATCGATTTTGCGCTCCAGCTCGTCACCCAGCTTTTTGGTACGGAACGCCGGATGCAGGTGGAAGGAGCCTTGCAAAGACCGCCAGTTTACCTGTGA
- a CDS encoding peptidylprolyl isomerase, with protein sequence MKLRAVVLAGIVGAFSLPVFAAPAATVNGHAIDNSQVEAIMDMSPDLAKEPNAREQVVQNLINMEVLSQYADQHGLAQSADVKERLSLAKRQILADAAIESYVKSHPVSQTDVQTAYNKFVAAMGKKEYEVRHILVKSKAEADKILADLKSGQKFSKLAEKYSIDKGSAAHGGELGWIVPGMVVPPFAQAIETAPIDKPVGPVQTQFGYHIIEVQATRPVTPPSLSSMQSRIKAQLQQQEAAKFVSDLRSKASINITK encoded by the coding sequence ATGAAACTTCGCGCAGTTGTTCTTGCCGGCATCGTCGGCGCTTTTTCCCTGCCAGTGTTTGCGGCACCTGCAGCTACGGTCAATGGTCATGCCATCGACAATAGTCAGGTCGAGGCAATCATGGACATGAGCCCCGATTTGGCGAAAGAGCCCAATGCCCGGGAACAGGTCGTCCAGAATCTGATCAACATGGAAGTGTTGTCGCAGTATGCCGACCAGCACGGTCTGGCGCAGTCAGCTGATGTCAAAGAGCGTCTGAGTTTGGCCAAGCGGCAGATTCTGGCCGATGCCGCCATTGAATCCTACGTGAAGTCCCATCCCGTGTCCCAGACCGACGTGCAGACCGCCTACAACAAGTTTGTCGCCGCAATGGGCAAAAAGGAATATGAAGTCCGCCATATTCTGGTCAAGAGTAAGGCCGAGGCCGACAAGATCCTCGCCGATCTCAAGTCTGGCCAGAAGTTCTCCAAACTGGCAGAGAAATACTCCATCGACAAGGGCAGTGCTGCCCATGGCGGGGAACTGGGCTGGATTGTGCCCGGTATGGTCGTACCACCCTTTGCGCAGGCCATCGAGACCGCCCCGATCGACAAGCCTGTAGGACCGGTACAGACGCAGTTTGGCTATCACATCATCGAAGTGCAGGCGACCCGTCCCGTGACACCGCCTTCCCTGAGCTCCATGCAGAGCCGGATCAAGGCACAGCTGCAGCAGCAGGAAGCGGCCAAGTTTGTCTCTGACCTGCGCAGCAAGGCCTCCATCAATATCACCAAGTAA
- the clpS gene encoding ATP-dependent Clp protease adapter ClpS, giving the protein MTARKHSQEPVLERRTQVREPHLYRVCLLNDDFTPMDYVVRILEEYFYKSHEEAVQIMMEVHHQGKGVCGVYPFDLAETKVTLVTADARQHQHPLRCTMEKE; this is encoded by the coding sequence GTGACGGCACGAAAACATTCCCAAGAACCGGTACTAGAGCGGCGCACGCAAGTGCGGGAACCGCATCTCTATCGCGTCTGCCTGTTGAATGATGATTTCACCCCCATGGACTACGTAGTTCGCATCCTCGAGGAATATTTTTACAAGAGTCATGAGGAGGCGGTTCAGATCATGATGGAGGTGCACCATCAGGGGAAGGGAGTATGTGGGGTCTACCCCTTTGATCTTGCGGAAACCAAAGTCACCCTGGTTACCGCCGATGCACGGCAGCACCAGCACCCCCTGCGCTGCACGATGGAAAAGGAGTGA
- the clpA gene encoding ATP-dependent Clp protease ATP-binding subunit ClpA translates to MIDKSLEQSINQAFQTAREYGHEYASVEHLLLALLDNPASIEVLDACGADRKRLSRELKNFLSKKIPSLGDAGTVNSQPSIGFQRVIQRALYHVQSAGKDAVTGANVLVALFAERESHAVYYLQKEHVSRMDVVTYLAHGQQRDEGSEESEEPESTPERKPGKDPLAAYTRNLNALARAGRIDPLIGRSHELERALQILARRRKNNPLFVGEAGVGKTVIVEGLARAIVHGKVPEILEDTIIYALDMGALIAGSRYRGDFEERLKAVLKALQRQPKSILFIDEIHTIVGAGAVSGGAMDASNLLKPALAAGELKCIGATTYQEYRQHFEKDRALSRRFQKIDVPEPSPDEAIEVLRGLKRHFENHHHLRYTDAALRAAVELSIKHIHDRHLPDKAIDVIDEVGAAQALLPPSRRKKSIGVHDIEDMVAKIARIPGKSVSLDDRSALKNLERDLGLVIFGQDRAIQELSAAIKLSRAGLRHAEKPIGAFLFSGPTGVGKTELTRQLAQLLGIPLLRFDMSEYMERHSVARLIGAPPGYVGYDQSGLLSDAILKHPHAVLLLDEIEKAHPDIFNVLLQVMDHGKLTDASGRQVDFRQVILVMTTNAGAEEQGKAAIGFVQQGGESGKEMESIRRVFAPEFRNRLDAIVPFSPLAREDILHVVDKFLMELDEQLLQKGYSLEVSSELRQWLAKKGYDPLMGARPMARLIQEELKKPLAEHILFSDLPKGTQIRADLEADKVVLRLPEIAPA, encoded by the coding sequence ATGATAGACAAATCCTTGGAACAATCCATCAATCAGGCATTTCAAACGGCACGGGAATATGGGCACGAGTACGCATCGGTCGAACATCTCTTACTCGCTCTGCTAGATAACCCTGCCAGCATCGAGGTTCTGGATGCCTGCGGTGCCGATCGCAAGCGCCTGAGTCGGGAGCTCAAAAACTTTCTCAGCAAAAAGATTCCCTCCCTGGGCGACGCGGGCACGGTCAACAGTCAGCCGTCGATCGGCTTCCAACGTGTCATTCAGCGCGCGCTCTACCATGTGCAATCGGCGGGCAAGGATGCGGTCACCGGGGCCAATGTCCTGGTTGCCCTCTTCGCCGAACGCGAGTCCCATGCGGTCTATTACCTGCAAAAGGAACACGTCTCGCGTATGGATGTGGTCACCTACCTCGCCCACGGGCAGCAGCGTGATGAAGGCAGTGAGGAAAGCGAGGAGCCAGAAAGCACACCGGAGCGGAAACCAGGCAAGGATCCCCTGGCGGCGTATACCCGCAACCTCAATGCCCTGGCCCGAGCCGGACGCATCGATCCGCTGATCGGACGCAGCCACGAACTGGAACGCGCCCTGCAAATTCTGGCGCGGCGACGGAAAAACAACCCCCTCTTCGTTGGCGAGGCGGGGGTGGGGAAAACCGTCATCGTCGAGGGCCTGGCGCGTGCCATCGTCCATGGCAAGGTCCCGGAAATTCTCGAAGACACCATCATTTACGCCCTCGACATGGGTGCCCTCATTGCGGGATCACGCTATCGCGGCGATTTTGAGGAGCGTCTCAAGGCCGTGCTCAAGGCCCTGCAGCGGCAGCCCAAGTCCATTCTCTTCATCGACGAAATCCACACCATCGTCGGGGCCGGGGCGGTATCTGGCGGCGCCATGGATGCCTCCAACCTGCTTAAGCCAGCGCTGGCGGCGGGGGAACTGAAATGTATTGGAGCCACGACCTATCAGGAGTACCGGCAGCATTTTGAGAAGGATCGTGCCCTGAGCCGACGCTTTCAGAAAATTGACGTGCCCGAACCGAGCCCCGACGAGGCCATTGAAGTCCTACGCGGCCTCAAGCGTCATTTTGAGAACCATCATCATCTGCGCTACACCGACGCTGCCCTGCGCGCCGCCGTGGAGCTCTCCATCAAGCACATCCACGATCGGCACTTGCCGGACAAGGCCATCGACGTGATTGACGAAGTCGGCGCCGCCCAAGCCCTACTCCCGCCCTCGCGGCGGAAGAAAAGTATCGGCGTTCACGACATCGAGGACATGGTCGCCAAGATCGCCCGCATTCCGGGCAAATCGGTTTCCCTCGATGATCGTAGCGCGCTGAAAAATCTGGAGCGCGATCTGGGTTTGGTCATCTTTGGTCAGGACCGGGCCATTCAGGAGCTCAGCGCCGCGATCAAGCTTTCGCGGGCCGGCTTGCGCCATGCCGAAAAGCCTATCGGTGCCTTCCTCTTTTCCGGCCCTACCGGTGTCGGCAAGACGGAACTCACCCGCCAGCTTGCCCAGCTTCTGGGCATCCCCTTGCTACGCTTCGATATGAGCGAATACATGGAGCGCCACAGCGTTGCGCGCCTGATCGGTGCCCCGCCGGGCTATGTCGGCTATGATCAGTCCGGCTTGCTCAGTGATGCCATCCTCAAGCATCCGCACGCGGTTCTGCTCCTCGATGAAATCGAAAAGGCCCATCCAGACATCTTCAATGTCCTGCTGCAGGTCATGGACCACGGCAAGCTCACCGACGCCAGCGGTCGACAGGTCGATTTCCGCCAGGTGATCCTGGTCATGACCACCAATGCCGGGGCCGAAGAGCAGGGCAAGGCGGCCATCGGCTTTGTGCAACAAGGCGGCGAAAGTGGCAAGGAGATGGAAAGTATTCGCCGCGTCTTCGCCCCGGAATTTCGCAACCGGCTCGATGCCATCGTCCCCTTCTCGCCCCTGGCGCGGGAAGACATTCTGCATGTGGTGGACAAGTTCCTCATGGAGCTCGATGAGCAACTCCTGCAGAAGGGCTATAGCCTGGAGGTCAGCAGCGAATTGCGGCAGTGGCTGGCGAAGAAGGGGTATGATCCCCTGATGGGCGCACGTCCCATGGCGCGCCTGATTCAGGAAGAACTGAAAAAGCCCCTCGCCGAGCATATCCTCTTCAGCGACCTGCCCAAGGGAACCCAGATCCGTGCCGATCTGGAGGCCGACAAAGTCGTTCTGCGGCTACCCGAGATCGCTCCGGCTTAA
- the ppa gene encoding inorganic diphosphatase, giving the protein MKLKEIPAGKAVPDDIHVVIEIPQGSNIKYEVEKASEAIFVDRFLFTSMQYPLNYGFIPNTLSDDGDPTDVLVVSPQPVAPGSVLRARPVGVLTMEDEKGLDMKIIAVPHAKIAPGYESIQDVHDLPQSLLDQVRHFFEHYKDLEPGKWVKLKDWAGVDAAREIIQKDVARFPG; this is encoded by the coding sequence ATGAAACTGAAAGAAATCCCTGCTGGCAAGGCGGTCCCCGACGATATCCATGTGGTCATCGAAATCCCCCAGGGATCGAACATCAAATACGAGGTAGAGAAGGCTTCCGAGGCGATCTTCGTCGATCGTTTTCTCTTTACCTCGATGCAGTATCCCCTGAATTATGGCTTTATCCCCAACACCCTCTCCGACGATGGCGACCCGACGGATGTGCTGGTGGTCTCTCCCCAGCCCGTAGCGCCTGGCTCGGTGCTGCGCGCCCGTCCCGTGGGGGTCTTGACCATGGAAGATGAGAAAGGATTGGACATGAAGATCATTGCGGTGCCCCATGCCAAGATTGCGCCAGGCTATGAGTCCATTCAGGACGTTCACGATCTGCCGCAATCCCTGCTCGATCAGGTGCGCCATTTCTTCGAGCACTACAAAGATCTCGAGCCGGGTAAATGGGTGAAACTCAAGGACTGGGCGGGTGTCGACGCCGCGCGGGAAATCATCCAGAAGGACGTTGCCCGTTTCCCGGGCTGA
- the kdsB gene encoding 3-deoxy-manno-octulosonate cytidylyltransferase codes for MNFTVLIPARLQSTRLPGKVLLPIAGLPMIEWVRRCALGSGARRVVVAADDAQILAAVEAHGGEVVQTNPRHSCGSERLAEAAEILGLPADEIIVNLQGDEPLMPASLIHAVAAALAADPQLSVATAAVPMTRWEEFIDPHAVKVVLNAAGDALYFSRAPIPWDRDGYPLADADAALPAGQHWRHLGLYAYRAGFLRDYARWPRSALETIESLEQLRILERGERIRVCCGDMAAPIGVDTPADLVRVRAVFSTYEECRI; via the coding sequence GTGAATTTTACCGTTCTCATCCCCGCCCGCCTGCAGTCCACCCGCCTCCCGGGAAAGGTGCTCCTCCCCATCGCTGGTCTACCGATGATCGAATGGGTGCGGCGTTGCGCCCTGGGCAGTGGTGCCCGTCGCGTAGTGGTTGCCGCCGATGATGCACAGATCCTGGCTGCCGTGGAGGCGCACGGTGGCGAAGTGGTACAGACCAATCCACGCCATAGTTGCGGTAGTGAGCGCCTTGCAGAGGCAGCAGAGATTCTGGGGTTGCCAGCGGATGAGATCATCGTGAATCTGCAAGGCGATGAGCCGCTCATGCCGGCGTCATTGATCCATGCGGTGGCAGCGGCCTTGGCCGCCGATCCGCAGCTGTCCGTGGCGACAGCGGCGGTACCCATGACGCGCTGGGAAGAATTCATTGATCCCCACGCCGTGAAAGTGGTGCTGAATGCCGCAGGGGATGCGCTGTATTTTTCTCGCGCGCCCATTCCCTGGGATCGTGATGGCTATCCCCTGGCCGACGCCGACGCTGCGCTCCCGGCGGGGCAGCATTGGCGGCACCTCGGGCTTTATGCCTACCGCGCCGGATTTCTGCGCGACTACGCGCGCTGGCCACGTTCGGCGCTCGAGACGATCGAATCCCTGGAGCAGTTGCGCATTCTCGAACGCGGTGAGCGAATTCGGGTATGCTGTGGCGACATGGCCGCGCCGATTGGCGTTGATACCCCCGCCGATCTGGTCCGGGTGCGGGCCGTATTTTCTACCTACGAGGAGTGTCGTATATGA
- a CDS encoding Trm112 family protein produces MKIDRRLLDLLACPECKGPLVPCAAQSALCCTRCKLRFLVREGIPVLLVEEAEPIDGESP; encoded by the coding sequence GTGAAAATCGATCGCCGTTTGCTCGACCTGCTGGCTTGTCCGGAATGCAAGGGGCCCCTGGTTCCTTGTGCGGCACAAAGTGCCCTTTGTTGTACTCGGTGCAAACTGCGTTTCCTGGTGCGGGAGGGCATTCCTGTGCTGCTTGTGGAAGAGGCGGAGCCCATCGACGGCGAGTCACCGTGA